The following coding sequences lie in one Capnocytophaga stomatis genomic window:
- a CDS encoding DUF5655 domain-containing protein: MKIYHKTKNILSDLKEIPFKLERDIQRLLEQNLEQVTGLELVKSEFKVQEQRIDTLAFDAESKSFVIIEYKRSHNYSVFDQGVGYLRTLLQYKADFVLEYNENLGKLLKKDEVDWSQSKVVFVSPAFNSHQKKAVDFKDLNIELWEIKQFEGDIITINGLKKSASAPSVKLSAQKENAQLQEITKELKTYTEEDLLKGKPDETLELYEEVKQAICNLSPEIEVVPQKHYVAFRIGKRNISDIEIQKSGLKLFINKKIGELDDPKKLMTDVSKKGHLGNGDYQVKISDLKNIEYLMSLVKQVL; this comes from the coding sequence ATGAAAATCTATCATAAAACCAAAAACATTCTATCCGATTTAAAGGAGATCCCCTTTAAGTTGGAACGCGATATACAGCGATTATTGGAGCAGAATTTGGAGCAAGTTACAGGTTTGGAGCTGGTAAAATCCGAGTTTAAAGTTCAGGAGCAACGCATAGATACTTTGGCTTTTGATGCCGAAAGCAAGTCGTTTGTCATTATAGAATACAAGCGTTCCCACAATTACAGCGTGTTTGACCAAGGCGTGGGCTATCTGCGTACGCTCTTGCAATACAAAGCCGATTTTGTACTGGAATACAACGAAAATTTAGGAAAATTACTCAAAAAAGACGAAGTAGATTGGTCTCAAAGTAAAGTTGTTTTTGTTTCACCAGCCTTTAATTCACATCAGAAAAAAGCGGTGGATTTCAAAGATTTGAATATCGAACTTTGGGAAATTAAGCAATTTGAGGGCGACATTATTACCATCAACGGACTGAAAAAATCAGCTTCTGCCCCGAGCGTAAAATTGTCGGCTCAAAAAGAAAATGCTCAGCTTCAAGAAATCACCAAAGAGCTAAAAACTTACACCGAAGAAGATTTACTCAAAGGAAAACCCGATGAAACGTTGGAACTTTACGAAGAAGTGAAACAAGCGATCTGCAACCTTTCCCCAGAAATAGAGGTGGTTCCACAGAAACATTATGTGGCGTTTAGGATTGGAAAAAGAAATATTTCAGATATAGAAATTCAAAAAAGTGGACTGAAATTATTTATCAATAAAAAGATAGGAGAACTTGATGACCCTAAAAAACTAATGACTGATGTTTCTAAAAAAGGACATTTGGGCAACGGCGATTATCAAGTCAAAATCTCCGACCTCAAAAATATAGAATATTTGATGAGTTTGGTAAAACAAGTCTTATAA
- a CDS encoding restriction endonuclease subunit S yields the protein MKRGKSPKYGNSNIQVIKSGQARGYSQFDFSQPAFVREDFVLDERKLQKGDILINSTGVGTAGRVTLFELEGDFVADNHITIFRPNEKLISKFGLYSLANIGFKTIESMANGASGQIELTIDTIKTISFLVPPLAKQQEIVSEIEGYEVEITKLEQIMAQSSQKKKAILEKYL from the coding sequence TTGAAAAGAGGGAAATCACCAAAATATGGCAATTCAAACATTCAAGTTATTAAATCAGGACAAGCCAGAGGGTATTCCCAATTTGATTTTTCTCAGCCTGCTTTTGTAAGAGAAGATTTTGTTTTAGATGAAAGAAAATTGCAAAAAGGCGATATTTTAATCAATTCAACGGGTGTGGGTACAGCAGGAAGAGTAACCTTATTTGAGCTTGAAGGGGATTTTGTCGCCGATAATCATATTACGATTTTTAGACCCAATGAAAAGCTCATTTCTAAATTTGGGTTATATTCATTAGCCAATATTGGATTTAAAACAATTGAAAGTATGGCAAATGGGGCAAGCGGTCAGATTGAATTAACGATTGACACTATTAAAACAATTTCATTTTTAGTTCCCCCACTTGCCAAACAGCAAGAAATCGTTTCGGAAATTGAGGGTTACGAAGTAGAAATAACCAAATTAGAGCAAATTATGGCACAAAGTAGCCAGAAGAAAAAAGCGATTTTAGAAAAATATTTGTAA
- a CDS encoding N-6 DNA methylase gives MITKNNFKQLLTHLGFAEHKNIFTKKIHSYELKVDFKNENLIYPDGLTAHRDTTKNFSQPENFVVFECVHNLLQSGYKPKHIILEQGMPGGHGMTGGFCDIIVQDNDKIPYLLIECKTADDKKSKEFSKAWNKMKKDGGQLFNYYNSYRQAKWICLYTTDFDEETQKHSPLYHLISMQDNNEYLQTNSHFRSFREVADANSGKEEYFKVWKETYQCDFISHNLFESEIFKVGNRPFGIDDLKIVDGETIAKKYHQFATIMRQHNVSGRENAFDKLVNLFLCKVVDENKNSDNLKVYWRGAASDDHFSLQDRLQKLYKVGMFDFLGEDVTYIEESEIENAFKFFKNKKDETKKTILDYFKQLKFYSNNAFAFLDVHNENLFLQNAIILKEVVQMLQDIRLKNEDEQHQFLGDLFEGFLDQGVKQSEGQFFTPMPIVKFLISSLPLEQILHNEATPKVIDYACGAGHFLTEYATQTKQIIGSGDKEKLNTHYQNIYGIEKEYRLSKVAKVSAFMYGQDQINIIYADALAKNSRIKNNDFNVLVANPPYSVKGFLATLSDEDKQAFDLYDNLSEDSFNSIETFFIEKAKQLLKTDGVAAIVLPSSILTNGNIYIKCREIILKYFDLVAIAEFGSGTFGKTGTNTATLFLRRKEQKPDIAEHYKNRVEEWFKGDFNTQIQQIFADEHLLQNYCTHCGLDFSEYKKFLQGQENTIFDSEIFADYKKEFDNSTEIKGKNGLKSKQYFKKSSKQEQEDLLNEKFREKVLQKEKEKVYFYLLAQDNTTEVLIVKSPEDKKARKTFLGYEWSSAKGNEGIKYLGGTERKENEDDTLEVLKGIYGIQTPLFNPNHLGDENKINTYIRKHFMGESFTISEENKDFVSLLPLTDMLDFSRTSFDKVLRTSVQKKIEVKSKYPLVKLGDVTEILSGGTPDTKNSEYWNNGTICWATLVDTKNKYLTDTQRKITQKGLSESSAKLLPINTVIFSSRATIGEVTIAKVETSTNQGYKNFICNERKINYLYLYYILKDQAKNIEEIAGGMTYKEISKTDLSNFKIPLPPLPIQEQIVAECEKIDQEYENSRMSIEAYRGKIAQIFHDLQVLEKTEWGGGKTL, from the coding sequence ATGATTACCAAAAATAACTTCAAACAACTGCTCACACATTTAGGTTTTGCAGAACACAAAAATATATTTACCAAGAAAATTCACAGCTACGAACTAAAAGTGGATTTCAAAAATGAAAATCTGATATACCCAGATGGACTTACCGCCCATCGTGATACGACCAAGAATTTTTCGCAACCTGAAAATTTTGTAGTGTTTGAGTGTGTGCATAATTTACTTCAAAGTGGTTACAAACCCAAACACATTATTTTGGAACAAGGTATGCCGGGTGGACACGGAATGACAGGCGGTTTTTGTGATATTATTGTGCAGGACAACGATAAAATTCCATACTTGCTTATAGAATGTAAAACAGCAGATGACAAAAAAAGCAAAGAGTTTTCCAAAGCGTGGAACAAAATGAAGAAAGATGGTGGACAGCTTTTCAACTATTACAACAGCTATCGCCAGGCCAAGTGGATTTGCCTTTATACGACCGATTTTGATGAAGAGACACAAAAACACAGCCCCCTCTATCATCTGATTTCAATGCAGGACAATAACGAGTATTTGCAAACCAACAGCCATTTTCGTAGTTTTAGAGAAGTTGCTGATGCCAATAGTGGCAAAGAAGAATATTTTAAAGTTTGGAAAGAGACTTATCAGTGCGATTTTATTTCTCATAATTTATTTGAAAGCGAAATTTTTAAAGTGGGTAATCGCCCCTTTGGTATTGATGATTTAAAAATCGTTGATGGTGAAACCATTGCCAAAAAATACCACCAATTTGCTACCATTATGCGTCAGCACAATGTATCGGGGCGTGAAAATGCCTTTGATAAGCTCGTCAATCTATTTTTATGCAAAGTGGTGGACGAAAACAAAAATTCCGATAATTTAAAGGTTTATTGGCGTGGGGCAGCATCAGACGACCATTTTAGCCTACAAGACCGCCTGCAAAAACTCTATAAGGTGGGAATGTTTGACTTTTTGGGCGAAGATGTTACTTATATTGAAGAAAGTGAGATTGAAAACGCCTTTAAATTTTTCAAAAATAAAAAAGACGAAACCAAAAAGACCATTTTGGATTATTTTAAACAGCTCAAATTCTATTCTAATAATGCCTTTGCGTTTTTAGATGTGCATAATGAAAATCTGTTTTTACAAAATGCCATCATTTTAAAAGAAGTGGTGCAAATGCTCCAAGACATTCGCCTAAAAAATGAAGACGAGCAACATCAGTTTTTGGGCGATTTGTTTGAGGGCTTTTTAGACCAAGGGGTGAAACAATCCGAAGGGCAATTTTTTACGCCAATGCCGATTGTCAAGTTTTTAATTTCGTCTTTACCATTAGAGCAGATTTTACACAACGAAGCCACACCCAAAGTGATTGATTATGCTTGTGGGGCGGGGCATTTTTTGACTGAGTATGCCACTCAAACCAAACAAATTATCGGCAGTGGCGACAAAGAAAAATTAAACACGCACTACCAAAACATCTACGGCATAGAAAAAGAATATCGCCTTTCCAAAGTGGCAAAGGTTTCGGCTTTTATGTACGGGCAAGACCAAATCAACATCATTTATGCCGATGCGTTGGCGAAAAACTCGCGTATTAAAAACAATGATTTTAATGTATTGGTTGCCAATCCGCCATATAGCGTCAAAGGATTTTTAGCCACGCTTTCTGATGAAGACAAGCAAGCCTTTGATTTATACGACAACCTTTCCGAAGACAGCTTTAATTCCATTGAAACCTTTTTTATAGAAAAAGCCAAGCAACTGCTCAAAACTGATGGCGTGGCAGCGATTGTTTTGCCGTCGTCTATTTTGACCAATGGCAATATTTATATCAAATGCCGTGAGATTATCCTTAAATATTTTGATTTGGTAGCAATTGCCGAATTTGGTTCGGGGACTTTTGGCAAAACAGGAACCAATACTGCCACTTTGTTTTTAAGACGAAAAGAACAAAAACCTGATATTGCCGAGCATTATAAAAATCGTGTAGAAGAATGGTTTAAAGGCGATTTTAATACTCAAATCCAGCAAATATTTGCTGATGAACATTTGTTGCAAAACTATTGTACGCATTGCGGATTGGATTTCTCCGAATATAAAAAATTCTTGCAAGGGCAAGAAAATACCATTTTTGACAGTGAAATTTTTGCCGATTATAAAAAGGAATTTGATAATTCAACAGAAATCAAAGGTAAGAATGGATTAAAATCAAAACAATATTTTAAAAAGTCGTCAAAACAAGAACAAGAAGATTTGTTAAATGAAAAATTTAGAGAGAAAGTTCTGCAAAAAGAGAAAGAAAAAGTCTATTTCTATCTCTTGGCACAAGACAATACAACCGAAGTACTCATTGTAAAAAGTCCTGAGGATAAAAAAGCAAGAAAAACCTTTTTGGGCTATGAATGGAGTAGTGCCAAAGGTAACGAGGGAATAAAATATTTGGGTGGAACGGAAAGAAAAGAAAACGAAGATGATACCTTGGAGGTGCTAAAAGGTATCTATGGTATCCAAACCCCACTATTCAATCCCAATCACTTAGGCGATGAAAATAAGATAAACACCTATATCCGCAAACATTTTATGGGTGAGTCTTTTACCATTTCCGAAGAAAATAAAGACTTTGTAAGTCTATTGCCCTTGACGGATATGCTGGATTTTTCACGCACTTCCTTTGATAAGGTTTTAAGAACGAGTGTACAGAAAAAGATTGAGGTGAAGAGTAAGTATCCGTTGGTGAAATTGGGGGATGTTACGGAAATTTTGAGTGGCGGTACACCTGATACAAAAAATAGCGAATATTGGAATAATGGCACAATCTGTTGGGCAACATTAGTGGATACAAAAAATAAATATTTAACAGATACTCAAAGAAAAATTACGCAAAAAGGACTGAGTGAAAGTAGTGCTAAGTTACTTCCTATCAATACGGTTATTTTTTCAAGTAGAGCAACGATTGGCGAGGTAACGATTGCGAAAGTTGAGACCTCTACCAATCAAGGTTATAAAAATTTTATTTGTAATGAGCGTAAAATTAATTATCTGTACCTATATTACATTTTAAAAGACCAAGCCAAAAATATTGAAGAAATTGCTGGTGGAATGACCTATAAAGAAATTAGCAAAACAGATTTGTCAAATTTTAAAATCCCCCTGCCACCTTTACCTATCCAAGAACAAATCGTCGCCGAGTGCGAGAAGATAGACCAAGAATATGAAAACAGTCGTATGTCCATAGAGGCGTACAGGGGCAAAATCGCTCAAATTTTCCACGATCTCCAAGTTTTGGAAAAAACTGAATGGGGGGGGGGTAAAACGCTTTAA
- a CDS encoding type II toxin-antitoxin system death-on-curing family toxin, whose translation MEFRYFDVKYALEVQDFIIEQSGGKKGLLNDGLLRSVLEHIQNDWYYPTLEDKVCHLLFSINKNHAFNDGNKRSSISLSAYFLQINGFDFLVGKFIREMENIVVYVADNKIDKELLHEIICEVVQKNEFSDTLKFKIINALEKE comes from the coding sequence ATGGAATTCAGATATTTTGATGTAAAATACGCACTAGAAGTTCAAGATTTTATTATTGAACAATCAGGAGGGAAGAAAGGGTTACTGAATGATGGCTTACTGAGAAGTGTTTTGGAACATATACAAAATGATTGGTATTATCCTACTTTGGAAGATAAGGTTTGTCATTTGTTATTTTCTATAAACAAAAACCACGCTTTTAATGATGGAAATAAAAGGAGTTCTATTTCTTTATCAGCATATTTTTTACAAATCAATGGCTTTGATTTTCTTGTAGGAAAATTTATTCGAGAAATGGAAAATATAGTTGTGTATGTAGCTGATAACAAAATAGATAAAGAGTTGTTACACGAAATAATCTGTGAAGTTGTTCAGAAAAATGAATTTTCAGACACACTGAAATTTAAAATAATAAACGCATTAGAAAAAGAATAA
- a CDS encoding DNA-binding protein, translated as MNHDFTKSSIDRQNILNNPKYVENIQQYLGVSGMFYNEEYRFTIAQTADFYGVSQKTIRRYIDNHQQELEHNGYCVLKGQKLKEFKELFGYLIYGDIEEDFTMDIDVHRETQNTDKQKLKSIKNLGVFNFRSFLNIAMLLTESEKAKQIRSVILDIVIDTLNEKLGGNTKYINQRDSDYIIAILEEPRYRKEFTSALNRYLEMGNAKYSIYTDAIYQAIFLENAKEYKQILDLIDTENARETMYAEVLRLIASFEVGIADEMKKIFEEKGRKLFPQELDKLINNFASQRFWIPQLEDVRTKMASRDYGFRKVVHQRLENYIQSVPKGDYDRFLGENSKTLQEQIQENIDVFLRLREK; from the coding sequence ATGAATCATGATTTTACAAAATCTTCAATAGACAGGCAAAACATACTAAATAACCCTAAATATGTAGAAAATATTCAACAATATTTAGGCGTTAGTGGAATGTTTTATAATGAAGAATATCGTTTTACAATAGCTCAAACTGCTGATTTTTATGGAGTTAGTCAAAAAACAATTAGAAGATACATAGATAATCATCAGCAAGAGTTGGAACACAATGGTTATTGTGTATTGAAAGGTCAAAAGTTAAAAGAATTTAAAGAACTTTTTGGCTACCTAATTTATGGAGATATTGAAGAAGATTTCACGATGGACATTGATGTCCATCGTGAAACACAAAATACTGATAAACAAAAACTTAAATCGATTAAAAATTTAGGAGTTTTTAATTTTCGTTCATTTTTAAACATTGCAATGCTTCTTACAGAAAGTGAAAAAGCCAAGCAAATTCGTTCTGTAATTTTAGACATTGTGATTGATACACTTAATGAAAAATTAGGAGGAAATACCAAATACATCAATCAAAGAGATAGCGATTATATTATTGCCATTTTAGAAGAGCCAAGGTATCGGAAAGAATTTACCAGTGCATTAAATCGGTATTTGGAGATGGGCAATGCAAAATATAGTATCTATACCGATGCGATTTATCAAGCGATTTTTTTAGAAAACGCCAAGGAATACAAACAAATTTTGGACTTAATAGACACAGAAAATGCAAGGGAGACAATGTATGCAGAGGTATTGAGATTGATAGCATCGTTCGAAGTTGGGATTGCCGATGAAATGAAAAAAATTTTTGAAGAAAAAGGCAGAAAATTATTCCCCCAAGAATTGGATAAATTGATTAATAATTTTGCTTCCCAAAGATTTTGGATTCCTCAATTAGAAGATGTTCGTACAAAAATGGCTTCACGAGATTATGGTTTTCGTAAAGTTGTACATCAACGATTAGAAAACTATATTCAAAGCGTTCCAAAGGGAGATTACGACCGATTTTTAGGCGAAAATAGCAAAACTTTACAAGAACAAATACAAGAAAATATAGATGTTTTTTTGCGTTTAAGAGAAAAATAA
- a CDS encoding leucine--tRNA ligase, translating into MNYNHKDIEAKWQKYWAENQTFKTENYSEKPKFYVLDMFPYPSGAGLHVGHPLGYIASDIFARYKRHKGFNVLHPQGYDSFGLPAEQYAIQTGQHPEKTTRENIARYREQLDKIGFSFDWSREVRTSNSDYYKWTQWIFIQLFHSWYNNTTNKAEDIQTLVQHFEKFGTENLNAAQTEELHFTAEQWKNYSEEEKQNILLNYRLAFRAETTVNWCPALGTVLANDEVVNGVSERGGYPVFQKKMTQWSMRITAYSERLLQGLETVDWSESVKESQRNWIGKSKGAKIIFPLAPEGGTNPKADKSFKQGYMTGGNNAHLLAEKAKDLRNNMTQAETILWEELKSKKLDAKFRRQHVIGDYIVDFVCLAKRLIVEVDGGYHNSENQQVLDKERTEILNELGFEVIRFTNEEVIADLENVLQKIQEKLALKVDVREEISVSASVCPPSGERGIEVFTTRPDTIFGVTYLTLAPEHELVLQITTEAQKQAVLDYIEATSKRSERDRMADTKTISGVFTGAYAVCPATGYYLPIWIGDYVLAGYGTGAVMAVPAGDERDYAFAKHFAGAEGMPEIINIFDKDISENAFTEKGGFKLQNSDFLNGMDYEEATEKILEELEKTGVGKAKINYRQRDAIFSRQRYWGEPVPVYYKNGMPYTLPLSALPLELPEVEKYLPTEDGDPPLGNAKEYAWNEAEEKIVSTDLIDNQSVFPLELSTMPGWAGSSWYWLRYMDAHNEKEFASQENLNYWQNVDLYIGGSEHATGHLLYSRFWNKFLKDRGFIQAEEPFQKMINQGMILGTSAFVYRVIFKDITETIESIRGLLGENITFSDAEKTKIKELEENNNVFISYNILQSVDDDMPKFGVGQILQSSAVNTKLTKRIIEELGLDIKEDGIVIDLTPIHADVSLVNNASELDIEGFKQWRPDFADAEFILDENGKYIVGHEVEKMSKSKYNVVNPDDICEQYGADTLRLYEMFLGPLEQAKPWNTAGITGVSGFLKKFYNLYFDADAVSISDEEPTKEEYKILHTLIKKVEYDIENFSFNTSVSAFMIAVNELQKIKCNKRAILEPLAVLISPYAPHIAEELWEVLGHNESISQVPFPTFEEKYLVEDSKEYPVSFNGKVRFKIELPLDLPTDEVEKIILADDRTQTQLGGNPPKKIIVVKGKIINIVQ; encoded by the coding sequence ATGAACTACAACCATAAAGACATCGAAGCCAAATGGCAAAAATATTGGGCAGAAAACCAAACTTTTAAAACAGAAAACTATTCAGAAAAACCGAAATTTTATGTGTTAGATATGTTTCCGTATCCATCGGGAGCGGGGTTGCACGTGGGGCATCCACTTGGGTATATTGCATCAGATATTTTCGCACGATACAAACGCCACAAAGGCTTTAACGTTTTGCATCCGCAAGGGTACGATTCGTTCGGATTACCTGCCGAGCAATATGCCATACAAACAGGGCAACACCCCGAAAAAACCACTCGTGAAAACATCGCTCGTTACCGCGAACAGCTCGACAAAATTGGCTTTTCGTTCGATTGGAGTAGAGAAGTAAGGACTTCAAATTCCGATTATTACAAATGGACACAATGGATTTTTATTCAATTGTTTCATTCGTGGTATAACAACACTACCAATAAAGCGGAAGATATCCAAACACTTGTTCAGCATTTTGAGAAATTCGGAACGGAAAACCTAAATGCTGCTCAGACCGAAGAGCTTCACTTTACCGCCGAGCAATGGAAAAATTACAGCGAAGAAGAAAAACAAAACATTCTACTCAATTATCGTTTGGCGTTTCGTGCCGAAACTACCGTTAATTGGTGTCCGGCTTTGGGAACGGTTTTGGCGAACGACGAGGTAGTAAATGGCGTTTCGGAACGAGGCGGATATCCTGTTTTTCAAAAGAAAATGACGCAATGGAGTATGCGTATTACCGCTTATTCCGAGCGATTGTTGCAAGGCTTAGAAACGGTGGATTGGAGTGAATCCGTAAAAGAAAGCCAACGCAATTGGATAGGAAAATCGAAGGGAGCGAAAATTATTTTCCCCCTAGCCCCCGAAGGGGGAACAAATCCAAAGGCGGATAAATCGTTCAAGCAAGGGTATATGACAGGAGGGAATAATGCCCATCTTTTGGCTGAAAAAGCAAAAGATTTACGAAATAATATGACCCAAGCCGAAACTATTCTTTGGGAGGAGCTAAAATCTAAGAAATTAGATGCTAAATTCAGAAGACAACACGTTATTGGCGATTATATCGTTGATTTTGTATGCCTTGCCAAAAGGTTGATTGTGGAAGTCGATGGAGGATATCACAATTCTGAAAATCAGCAAGTTTTAGATAAAGAACGAACAGAAATTCTAAATGAATTGGGCTTTGAGGTTATTCGATTTACAAATGAAGAAGTTATTGCTGATTTAGAGAATGTTCTTCAAAAAATACAAGAAAAATTAGCTTTAAAAGTTGATGTTCGAGAAGAAATTAGTGTGAGTGCATCGGTTTGTCCCCCTTCGGGGGAACGGGGGATTGAGGTGTTTACAACAAGACCCGACACCATTTTCGGCGTAACTTATCTCACTTTAGCTCCTGAACACGAATTGGTTTTACAAATTACAACTGAAGCACAAAAACAAGCCGTTTTGGATTATATTGAAGCAACTTCCAAGCGTTCGGAAAGAGATAGAATGGCGGATACCAAAACTATTTCGGGAGTGTTTACGGGAGCTTATGCTGTCTGCCCAGCAACAGGCTATTACTTGCCAATTTGGATAGGTGACTATGTGTTAGCAGGTTACGGAACGGGAGCTGTAATGGCGGTTCCTGCGGGAGATGAGCGTGATTATGCCTTTGCAAAACATTTTGCGGGTGCGGAAGGAATGCCTGAAATCATTAATATTTTCGATAAAGATATTTCAGAAAACGCATTTACTGAAAAAGGCGGTTTCAAATTGCAAAATTCGGATTTTCTCAACGGAATGGATTACGAAGAAGCCACAGAAAAAATCCTTGAAGAATTGGAAAAAACGGGAGTAGGGAAGGCTAAAATCAACTACCGACAAAGAGATGCTATTTTCTCGCGTCAGCGATATTGGGGCGAACCTGTGCCTGTTTATTATAAAAACGGAATGCCTTACACGTTGCCACTTTCAGCCTTGCCGTTGGAACTTCCTGAAGTGGAAAAATACCTCCCAACCGAAGATGGTGACCCGCCGTTAGGAAACGCAAAAGAATACGCTTGGAACGAAGCCGAAGAAAAAATCGTAAGTACTGATTTGATTGACAATCAATCGGTTTTTCCTTTGGAACTTTCTACGATGCCGGGTTGGGCGGGGTCGTCTTGGTATTGGCTTCGCTATATGGACGCACATAACGAAAAGGAATTTGCCTCGCAAGAGAACCTAAATTATTGGCAAAATGTAGATTTGTACATCGGTGGAAGCGAACACGCCACAGGGCATTTATTATATTCGAGATTTTGGAATAAGTTCCTTAAAGACAGAGGATTTATACAAGCTGAAGAGCCGTTCCAAAAGATGATAAATCAAGGAATGATTTTAGGAACAAGTGCGTTTGTATATCGTGTTATTTTTAAAGATATTACAGAGACGATAGAAAGTATTAGAGGTCTTTTGGGAGAAAATATTACGTTTTCTGATGCAGAAAAAACGAAAATTAAAGAGTTAGAAGAAAATAATAATGTTTTTATTTCTTATAACATTCTGCAAAGTGTAGATGATGATATGCCTAAATTCGGAGTGGGACAAATCTTACAAAGTAGTGCAGTAAATACAAAACTTACAAAAAGAATAATTGAAGAATTAGGTTTAGATATAAAAGAGGATGGTATTGTAATAGATTTGACTCCAATTCACGCCGATGTGTCATTAGTAAACAATGCTTCGGAATTGGATATTGAAGGGTTTAAACAATGGCGACCTGATTTTGCCGATGCGGAATTTATTTTGGATGAAAACGGAAAATATATCGTTGGTCACGAAGTCGAAAAAATGTCAAAATCTAAATACAATGTAGTGAATCCTGATGATATTTGCGAGCAATACGGGGCGGATACCTTGCGTTTGTACGAAATGTTTTTAGGTCCGTTGGAACAGGCAAAACCTTGGAATACCGCAGGAATTACGGGCGTTTCGGGCTTCTTGAAGAAGTTTTACAACTTGTATTTTGATGCCGATGCGGTTTCCATTTCTGACGAAGAACCGACCAAAGAAGAATACAAAATCTTGCATACGCTCATCAAAAAAGTGGAGTACGACATTGAGAATTTCTCGTTCAATACTTCGGTGTCGGCATTTATGATTGCGGTAAACGAATTGCAAAAAATCAAATGCAACAAACGAGCGATTTTAGAGCCTTTGGCGGTACTTATTTCGCCGTATGCACCGCACATTGCCGAGGAGCTTTGGGAAGTTTTAGGACACAACGAAAGCATCAGCCAAGTGCCGTTCCCAACTTTTGAGGAAAAATATTTGGTGGAAGACAGCAAGGAATACCCAGTGAGTTTCAACGGAAAAGTGCGTTTCAAAATCGAATTACCATTGGATTTACCAACCGACGAAGTAGAAAAAATCATCTTGGCAGATGACCGCACCCAAACCCAACTCGGCGGAAACCCTCCCAAGAAAATTATTGTAGTTAAAGGGAAAATTATTAACATTGTACAATAA